CGCAGGCCTCTGGATTGGTGCGGAGGTACGACAGGCCTTCGGCGTACCTGAAGGTATGCAGGCCTACGCCAAGCGCGACGCCGACGGCGACGACGAGGGAGACCCGCAGCAGCGCCGCGGAATCGATGAAGTTGCGACTCATGCTTTGTCAGTCCGAAACGCTAGTACTGAGGGTGACGTTGACAAGCGCAGCTACTGCGGGCGGGACCGGCGCCAAAGCGCAACTCTGCAACGTGTGCGCGGAACGTGCCTCGCGGTAGCCGGAGAACGTCGTCAGAACGAGATCGGGATGTCGACTTGAATGATGTGGTGGGAATCCTGTTGCTCCGTCACGGGACCATCCAGGTGGCGCGCGTAGGCGATACCAGGGCGCAGCCACATGCCGTTCCCGACCTCGAAGTGGAACCGAGGGCCTGCCGCGACGGTCGTGTCGTCTCGAGCGCCGAGGTCTGGGCCACCAGAAGCTTCGTCCGTCTCGACGAAAGACGGAGTGGACAGCCAGCGTTGGTGGCGTAGTTCTGCTCCCAGCGACAACATTGGCAGCACGAAATAGCCGACGTGAAGGCCACTCGTGAAGTTCGTCTTGGACTTGTCCGACTGCACCTCATCGCCTTTTGCTCGTGTCAGCTGGAGGACGGTGACCTCGCCCTGGATGGTCAAACCGTTGGCAACGTAGGCCACGCCAACTCCCGGAAATACGGTGAAGTCGTTGACCGCGAACATCGCGTTGTCCATCGAGCTTCTGGCACGAACGCCTGCGCCAAGCGCCAAGCTCTTGGCCGCATCGGGATCGTTTCCACCGTTGGAGCCAAACGGCAGCGCAACTCCCAAGAACGCGGCCACCTTGATCGGGCCTCCCAGTTTCGGCGCATAGGTGACACCCAGAGCGGGGTTCATGAAGGCGCTGCCGCTTTCGGCGGGACTGGGCGGCGAGTTGCTCACGAAACCTACGCGAACCAGCGGTGCGATTTCATCGGTGAGCTTGTAGGCGAAGAGGAGCGTGGTTGCGATGACTGAGCCGCTCTCGTCTGCGCCCTTGGGTTTGTAGGTCATGACCGCAGTGTCCGAGCGAAGCACCGTACCAACCCCGGTCGGGCGCAATTGCCACGGAAGTGAGTACTTGGGCTTCGCGGGTTTGGCGGATTCGGAGATCGCCGGCGAAGGTTGCTCCGGCGTCGCCGCAGCGTCCGCTGACGCCTGAGCGCTAGCGTGCGACGCAGTCAATAGGAACGCGGTCAAGGCTGTGCTGGTTCTCATCGTTGCCTCCTGCTGGAGTACCTGTCTCAAGGTTCGTGGGTACGGCGATCCAGCTCGGCTGAAGACGCGTGGCATTGAGGGCAACTCTGCCGGTACGGATGGCTGGTGCGAATCCCGCTGGTGCCAAGTGCGCCATGGCAGCTCGAACAGTTTTCTCGCATGTGTGTTGAGTGAGGAATGGCCGGCGGTGCTCCGATGATGGCGCGCACACCCACGGTGGGCGCACGCCAGGGTTCGAAGCTGTTCTCGACTACCGGTGCAGGAGGGAGTGGCTCTGGTGCCTCTCCGACGACGTGACACTGCACGCAGTTGTCGTAGCGCCGGTGTGACATCGGAGCGGCAATGCGACCGGCAATGGTGGCGCCAGTCTCGTGGCAAACGAGGCAGTCCGGAATCGCGCGTTGGTCGATGGCGTGGGGAATGACCGGGGGTGCGCCGTCGAAAGAACGCGCTGCGCGCCGCTTCGCTCGGGCCGCGTCGCGCCGGGATTCGTCGATCTCTACCGGAGCAAACGCGCTCGGGCGATCGGCCACCAGCTTGTCGAATGCCGATGCGTAGATACTTGTATTGACCACACTTGCCCCATCGATCAGCTCTCGATAGGTCGGAACGGACTTGCCCGTCTGACCGGAACTGCTGACCGGCGCGGCCGCTGCCGCTGCCGCAGCGGGCGGAGCGCGGGTTCCGGACATGTAACCCACCGCTGCCGTGGTGAGGGTGGCCGCCGCGAGCACCGACCACACGCGCGGCCCGAGTTGCTCATGGCGTGGCGTCATGATGGCTTCGACCCCAACCGCCTGACCCGGACGGCGCACTTCTTGTAGTCCGGTTGCTTGGAAATCGGGTCCACTTCGTCGAGCGTCGCTTCGTTGATGATCAGCTTCTCGTCAAAGAAAGGAACGAAGACCGAGCCACGAGGAGGCGCCCCTCGACCGTCGATCCACACGGGCAGCTCCAGTGCGCCTCGACGAGACTCGACGCGCACGTGATCACCATTCGCAACGCCCAAGTCGTTGGCGTCATCGCGGTTCATCTCCACGTACGCCCCGGGCATCGCTCGTCGTAGCGGAGCGATGCGGCCAGTCAGCGTGCCTGTATGCCAGTGCTCCAGCACTCGACCCGTGCACAGCCAGAAAGGGAACTCCTTGTCGGGACTCTCCGGGGGTGCCTCGTAGGGGCGAAACCAAATCTGGGCGCGGCCGTCCTTGCTTGGTGAGTGATAGAATTCGAAGGCGGCACCCTTCTTCACGTAGGGGTCATCGAATCCCGCAAAGCGCCAGCGCGTTTCCTTCCACGACCCGTCCTTTTGTTGAACCACGGGCCAGCGCAGACCTCGGGCCTTCACGTACTCGTCGTAAGGGGCGAGATCTTTGTGCTTCAGCCGAGAAAATCTGCGGTACTCCTCGAAGAGCACCTTGTCGACGTTCACGTCGTAGTACTTCTTGAAGTCCCAGATCGCGACTTCTTTTCCGTCCTTCTCGACGTGAAAGAGGAAACGTCCGTCCTTGTCGCGCATCCCCTCGAAGCCGAGTTCGTACAGACGGTGCGCCACAGCGATGGTCTGCCAACAATCGTCGCGAGCGTCGCCAGGCGGCGTGACCATCTTGAACCACTGCTGCGTCCGGCGCTCGGAGTTGCCGAACATTCCATTCTTCTCGACCCAGAGCGCCGACGGCAGCACGAGATCGGCAATCTCCGTGGTCGCCGTGGGATACACGTCACTCACGATCAAGAACTTGTCGTCGAGCTTGCGGCTAGGATCGACTAGCTTGTGACGGTTCGGCAGGGACTGAGCTGGGTTCGTTACCTGAACCCAAATCGTATGAATGTCTCCGCCTGCGCTGACCGGCGTGCTGAATCGACGCCACATCTCCACCGTATGCGCGCCGGGCTTCTCGTTGATACGGCCGTCAGGCACGTTCCAGAGCTTTTCGCTTTCGCGGCGATGCGCTTCGTTGGCAACGACGCGCCCCCCCGGCAGCGCGTGGGCCAGCGTCCCGACCTCTCTGGCGGTCCCGCAGGCAGAAGGCTGTCCCGTCAAACTCGTCGGAGCATCGCCAGGCCGGCCAAAGTGGCCGCTCAACAGGTGCACTCCGTGCACTAGTGTGTTGATGGCGGTGCCGCGCGTGTGCTGATTCATCCCCATGCACCACAGACTCGTGATGCGAATGTCACGACGCCCGAAGAGATCGGCCAGCACGTGGAGTGCGGCGGCAGGAACTCCGGAGATGGCCTCCACTTTCTCGGGTGTGTACTCGGCCAGCCGGCGCTTGTATTCGTCGAAGTCGATCGCTTTGCCGGGCAGCGACACGGGAGCAGTGTCAGCCCTGAAGGCACAGTGCCGCTCGACGAACTCCCGATCATAGGTGCCACGCTCCAGCAGCAAATGGGCGATGCCGTTCGCGACAGCCAGGTCCGTGTGCGGCTTGAAGGTCCACACGTAGTCGGCGTGTTCACTCGAGCGTGTCCGTCGAGTGCAGAGGTCGATGATGACGACCTTCTCACCACGAACGCGGCGATCAATGATCCGGGAAAAGAGCACGGGGTGCATCTCCGCTGGGTTGTTGCCCCAGAGGATCACGACGTCGGCCTTGTCTAGATCGTCATACACCCCCGCGGGTTCGTCGACTCCGTAGGCAGCGATGAAGCCCGTCACTGCAGACGCCATGCAAAGGCGTGCGTTTGGATCGATGTTGTTGTTGGAGAGGCCCCCTTTCATGAACTTCTGAGCGGCATAGCCCTCACCGATCGTCCACTGCCCACTCCCGTAGAAGGCGAACCCCTTCGGGTCTTTCAGCACCCGCTTCGCGACGACGTCGATGGCCTCATTCCACGAAATGGGCACCAGCTTTCCGTTCTTCCGCAACAGCGGTTTGGTCAGACGGTCCTTGCCGTAGAGGGCGAGCGCCACATGGTAGCCCTTGACGCAAAGCAAGCCTCGGTTCACCTCCGCGCGCTGGTCCCCTGCGATGGCGACGACCTTCCCTCCACGGACGCCGACCTGTACGTGGCAGCCAGTTCCACAGAAGCGACACGGGGCCTTGCCCCAGCGCACGTCGGCGCCGGCACGCTGCTGCAATTCTTGGGGTACTCCTTCGCTCGGCTCTTTGCCTCGAGCCAGACGGCTGGCGGCAATCACCGCCGCCGACATTGCCCCCTGGCGGACGAACTCGCGTCGGTCCATGCTCATCTGACTAGCTCCCGCTGATCGGATTCGGGGTCGAAGTCCACCTGGACCAGGTCCACGAACGCCACGCCCTCCAAGTCCGTAAGTCGCTGCACCAGGCCCTCCAGCCGTGCTTGCTCGTGCGTCTCCACCACGACCGGAAGCCTGCCAGCCACCGTGGGACCTACCGACAGGCCGCACCACTCCTTCAGCTGTGCGCGCACGGGCGCCTCAGAGCCAGAATCGAGACTGAGCACGAGTGCCGCGACGGCCATCGGCTCGCCCGCAAAGCAACGTCTGGACCAGAGCGGTTTCTGGCGGTTTCGGCCCTCTGCCCCTTGCCAAACGCGAAAAATATGCAACGCGAAGTGGCCGTTCCGCAGCGCTTTCGCAAAGCGATACTTTTATCGATTAATATATTGCGTAGTTGCGCGTGGCATGCGCGATGCACGCGGGCGGGCCGTGCGGCCGTCTGCTCTCCTTCTTCCGCTGTGCTTGGCTTGCGGAGATCCGAACACTCGCCCAAGTGGAGTCTCGGTCGCGACGGGTGGGGACGCGAGTCCCCCGGCGTTCGAAGTCGATCGGCCGCGAAGGCTCACGTCGATCGCCGCGGGACGAACCGACTCACGCGGACGACCGCTGCGGGTCGCGTGCGTTACTTGCCATTCCCTCAGGCGCGATGCGCCGCTGCCCCAGAACGCGCAGCAATTGACGTTGTTCCACAATGGCCTTCGCTTTGACCACGGCAACTTGACTTGTGGCAGCTGCCACGTGCAGGGGTCCGCATCGCACCTACGCTTGGCGAATGGCGCGACGATCGACATGCTCGACGTGATCGAACTGTGCTCCCAGTGCCACGGTGAGCGCCGGAAGGCTTACGACCACGGCGCGCACGGAGGAATGTTGGGGAGTTGGGAGCCTGGCCTCGGGCCGCGGCGCAAAGCCAATTGCGTGAGCTGTCATGATCCTCACCTGCCGCGGTATCAAGGCGGTCAGCCCGTTCTTCCCCCGCGTGACCGCGGCAGCGCCAGCGACAAGGAGGCCCACTGATGGACGCGCGCAAACGCACCACGCTCAAGGTGCTCGGGGGCGCGGTGGGTGCTGCTGCGTTCGCTCGAGCGCTGGCACCTCTCGCAGCCTGGGGCAAGGAGCAGACCATCGACGCCTTCTTGCAGAAGCACTACCAGGAGCTGTCGAAGGACGAGTTGGACAAGGTACTGCGACGCTTGGAGCAGGAGACCGAGAAACGGTACGGGACCCGAGTCACGATATCCGACGCGCGTCCCCAAGAAGGGGTGGAGTTTGCCTACGGACTCAATCTGTCGGTATGCATCGGCTGCCGGCGCTGCGCAGAGGCATGCCACGAAGAGAACAACCACGATCGCCCGTCGAACAACTCCTACATTCGCGTCCTCGAGATGAACCAGGGCGGCATGGAGCTAGAGGGCAGCTCGGCCAACTACGATCATGCCGTTCCGGCACCTGGCAAGTTCTACCTGCCAGTGCAGTGTCATCAATGTGACAATCCGCCGTGCGTGAAGGTCTGTCCGGTGCAGGCAACCTGGAAGGAATCCGACGGAATCGTCGTCATCGACTACAACTGGTGTATCGGCTGTCGGTACTGCGAAGCAGCGTGCCCGTACCACGCGCGCCGCTTCAACTGGAGGGCGCCTGCGATCCCGGCGGACGAGGTCAATCCAAACCAAGCTTACCTCTCGAACCGCATTCGACCTCAGGGCGTCGTCGAGAAGTGTACGTTTTGCCTACACCGGACTCGCAAGGGCCTCCAGCCAGCCTGCCTCGAAGCGTGCCCCACCGGGGCTCGAGTGTTCGGGAACTTGCTCGACCCGGATAGCGATATCCGGTGGGTGCTCGCGAACAAGCGGGTCTTCGTGTTGAAGGAAGACCTCGGGACGAAGCCCAGGTTCTTCTACTACTTCGACAGCTAGGGCGTCATGATCACGAAGGCCGCGCACCACTTGAGCTACCCTCGCTTCCTTTGGATGGCGCTGCGGCTATCCACCGACGGGCGACCGCGATTCTACGTATGGATGACGGTGCTGACTGCCATTGCCCTCGTGGGGGCCAATGCCTGGGCTCATCAAGTGCAGCAAGGGATGGCACTCACTGCACTCACCGACCACGTGAGCTGGGGGCTATACATCGCGAACTTCACCTTCCTGGTGGGGTTGGCAGCAGGCGCCGTGATGATGGTGATTCCTGCGTACCTCTACGAAGACCACGACATGCACAACGTCGTGATCGTCGGCGAGCTATTGGCGATCGCCGCGATCACGATGTGCCTGCTCTTCGTGACCGTGGACATGGGAAGGCCCGACCGCTTCTGGCACATCCTCCCGGGCGTGGGTCGCTTCAACTGGCCCATCAGCATGCTGAGCTGGGACGTGATTGTCCTAGGCGGCTACCTGATGCTCAATCTGCACGTAGCAGGATACCTCATCTACATGCGGTTCCTGGGGCGCAGTCCGCACAAGCGCTGGTATCTGCCTTTCGTCTTTGTGTCGATCGCCTGGGCGGTGTCCATTCACACCGTGACCGCCTTCTTGTACAGCGGACTCGGCGGGCGCCCCTTTTGGAACTCCGCGCTGCTAGCGCCCCGCTTCATTGCGTCGGCGTTCATCACGGGACCCGCGTTCGTCATTCTTCTACTGCAGGTGCTACGAGGCAGCCTGAAACTGCCGATCGGAGATGGCCCTATTTCCACCCTCGCTCGTGTGTTGCGAATCACGGTACTGGTAAACCTATTCATGCTGGCTTCCGAGCTGTTCACCATCTTCTACGGCGGAGGAGCACACTCAGCACCGGGAACGTATTTGTTCTTCGGCCTGCATGGGAAGGCGGGGCTCGTGCCCTGGATCTGGACTGGACTCTCCTTGAACGTCTTGGCTGCCATACTACTGCACCTGCCAGGAAGCCGAACCAAACTGAGCTTGCTGAACACCGCCTGTGCGATGGCTTTCGTCGGCGTCTGGATCGAGAAGGGTATGGGTTTGATCGTGCCGGGGTTCATTCCCAGCACGTTGCACGAGTTGGTGGAATACGCGCCAACCCTCACAGAGTGGAAGATTACTGCCGGGATCTGGGCATTCGGACTGATGGTGCTCACGCTTGGTGTCAAGCTGGCGCTGCCAGTACTCAAGCAGGAGCTGACGCAGCATCAAGTGATTGGCGAGCCCGAGCTCGTAGCAGATCGTTGAACCGCCATCGGGCTCACTTCGGCTCACCACCAACCCGCCGACGACCTTCTCATCGCAACCCGCAAAGTTCATCGGGACCAGGAGCGTCACGGCCAGAAACCGCACGTCACTCGGTCCAGCTCGATAGCGAGATTGCCCCCGCATCTCTCGACGTCATTGTCACCGCCTTCCGAAGAGACGCGGTGCGCGGTGCGAGCAATCGCTTTCACCTGCGTCGCACCGCGACGGCTCCCCCCGCACCTCCCTCAGCGGGATCCCTTTCGGTCAGCCAAAGGCAGCACCAGTGCGCAGACACCGCTGCATTCCGGCTTGCGTTTCGCATCTCGCGCTGCCAACCGCGGCGACGGAGGAGGTGCTTGGGGGGAGCACGGCGAGCGGCAGCGAGGCGGTGGGGGGCAACAAAACCAGCTAGCTGATGCGCAGGCAAACCTACGCCAAGCACCTGCGGCAAGACGAGGAGTCTGTGAGGGCAACGCCGTGCGAGTGCGTCGGAGTGGCCCTGCCTAGCCCGGGCGTCCGTCCACGCGTGGTGCAAACAGCATGGGCGATTGGGCGAACAAGAACGACGCGAAGCCCAGGGACCACAGGGTGGCGGCGGCGATGAGGACGCCGAGTTGGTGTGTGCCGGCGAGCGGCGCGAGGATGCGGAGCAATGCGCCGACGGCGGTGGCGCCGAAGCCGACGGCGACGATGCGCGGCGGTGCGAGCATGCGACCGGTGTGTCCGAGGGTCACGCGCGACATCATGCCCAGGGTGAGGGATCCGATGGCGCCCGCCGTGAGGCTGTGAGTCCACATGCTGCTGGGCAACGCGGGAACGTAAGCCGCGGCGCCCCGGAGCAGCAGCCCCAGCGCCAGGAAGGTGTGGCCGACGTGAAGGATCCAGACCAGGGGTTGGCGCAAGGAGGCGAGGCTGCCCCAGGTGCGCATCCGGAGTAGGAGCATCAATCCACAGAACGCAGCGAGCACCGCCAAGAAGCGTTCCTCCACTTGCGCTGCGCCCAGCACGGCGAGACCGATGACGCCCACCAGGGCTACGCGATCGAGGGCAGGCCGGTTGCGAATGCGCGGGAGCTGCAGCGCGTTGCGGGTGAACATCGGTACGATGCGGGCCGTCACCAGCACGATCATCACGACCACGACGTCGAGGGCGCGCAGGGGCGCGAAGCGCATGCCGAGGGCGGCGCTGCCCTGAGCCGCGCTGTGCAGCCATAGATCCCCCGCACCTAGAGCGAGGATCATCAGCGGGAACAAGTAGTTGCGGCGCGAACGCGCGGCGAGGATCGGCACGGCGATCACCAGCGCGAACATGCCGAAGAACGCTGCATCCGCCGCGGCGCCCCAGGGGTGCCCGAGCACGGCGAGCACGCGCCCTGCGCACCATAGCAGCGCAAGACCGAGCAGCTTGCCCCCAGTGGCGGTCTCACGCGACGTCCAGTTGCCAGCCGCCGTGAGCAAGAAACCGGCGATGACTGCCGCGGTGAAACCGAACAGCATCTCGTGCGCGTGCCAGACGAGAGGGCTCCAGTCGCCGCCGACACCGAACTGCAAGGCGAGGGACGCAATCCACAAGGGAACACTGAGCACCGCATGCAGCGCGGCCAGAAAGAAGAACGGACGAAACCCTTTGGCCAAGATCGCATTCGACGCCGCGGGCAACGACGGACTCGACTCGTGCACGAGGGAGCGGGGCATGGGTCGCGGGGACGCTAGCACGCGACGCAAGCGCGCGCGTCACTGCGGCGCCAGAAGCCTTTGGGTATGCCACGGCGGAGAAGCGCCAAGGATGACGCCAGTGCTGCACGCCCCTCAGCCCCGCGCAGCTCTGCGGGATCCGAGCCAGAGAGGAACCAGCAGCGCCGGCA
The nucleotide sequence above comes from Polyangiaceae bacterium. Encoded proteins:
- a CDS encoding nitrate reductase cytochrome c-type subunit, translating into MTPRHEQLGPRVWSVLAAATLTTAAVGYMSGTRAPPAAAAAAAAPVSSSGQTGKSVPTYRELIDGASVVNTSIYASAFDKLVADRPSAFAPVEIDESRRDAARAKRRAARSFDGAPPVIPHAIDQRAIPDCLVCHETGATIAGRIAAPMSHRRYDNCVQCHVVGEAPEPLPPAPVVENSFEPWRAPTVGVRAIIGAPPAIPHSTHMRENCSSCHGALGTSGIRTSHPYRQSCPQCHASSAELDRRTHEP
- a CDS encoding NnrS family protein, with product MPRSLVHESSPSLPAASNAILAKGFRPFFFLAALHAVLSVPLWIASLALQFGVGGDWSPLVWHAHEMLFGFTAAVIAGFLLTAAGNWTSRETATGGKLLGLALLWCAGRVLAVLGHPWGAAADAAFFGMFALVIAVPILAARSRRNYLFPLMILALGAGDLWLHSAAQGSAALGMRFAPLRALDVVVVMIVLVTARIVPMFTRNALQLPRIRNRPALDRVALVGVIGLAVLGAAQVEERFLAVLAAFCGLMLLLRMRTWGSLASLRQPLVWILHVGHTFLALGLLLRGAAAYVPALPSSMWTHSLTAGAIGSLTLGMMSRVTLGHTGRMLAPPRIVAVGFGATAVGALLRILAPLAGTHQLGVLIAAATLWSLGFASFLFAQSPMLFAPRVDGRPG
- a CDS encoding 4Fe-4S dicluster domain-containing protein, giving the protein MDARKRTTLKVLGGAVGAAAFARALAPLAAWGKEQTIDAFLQKHYQELSKDELDKVLRRLEQETEKRYGTRVTISDARPQEGVEFAYGLNLSVCIGCRRCAEACHEENNHDRPSNNSYIRVLEMNQGGMELEGSSANYDHAVPAPGKFYLPVQCHQCDNPPCVKVCPVQATWKESDGIVVIDYNWCIGCRYCEAACPYHARRFNWRAPAIPADEVNPNQAYLSNRIRPQGVVEKCTFCLHRTRKGLQPACLEACPTGARVFGNLLDPDSDIRWVLANKRVFVLKEDLGTKPRFFYYFDS
- the nrfD gene encoding NrfD/PsrC family molybdoenzyme membrane anchor subunit, with product MITKAAHHLSYPRFLWMALRLSTDGRPRFYVWMTVLTAIALVGANAWAHQVQQGMALTALTDHVSWGLYIANFTFLVGLAAGAVMMVIPAYLYEDHDMHNVVIVGELLAIAAITMCLLFVTVDMGRPDRFWHILPGVGRFNWPISMLSWDVIVLGGYLMLNLHVAGYLIYMRFLGRSPHKRWYLPFVFVSIAWAVSIHTVTAFLYSGLGGRPFWNSALLAPRFIASAFITGPAFVILLLQVLRGSLKLPIGDGPISTLARVLRITVLVNLFMLASELFTIFYGGGAHSAPGTYLFFGLHGKAGLVPWIWTGLSLNVLAAILLHLPGSRTKLSLLNTACAMAFVGVWIEKGMGLIVPGFIPSTLHELVEYAPTLTEWKITAGIWAFGLMVLTLGVKLALPVLKQELTQHQVIGEPELVADR
- a CDS encoding molybdopterin-dependent oxidoreductase, which produces MSMDRREFVRQGAMSAAVIAASRLARGKEPSEGVPQELQQRAGADVRWGKAPCRFCGTGCHVQVGVRGGKVVAIAGDQRAEVNRGLLCVKGYHVALALYGKDRLTKPLLRKNGKLVPISWNEAIDVVAKRVLKDPKGFAFYGSGQWTIGEGYAAQKFMKGGLSNNNIDPNARLCMASAVTGFIAAYGVDEPAGVYDDLDKADVVILWGNNPAEMHPVLFSRIIDRRVRGEKVVIIDLCTRRTRSSEHADYVWTFKPHTDLAVANGIAHLLLERGTYDREFVERHCAFRADTAPVSLPGKAIDFDEYKRRLAEYTPEKVEAISGVPAAALHVLADLFGRRDIRITSLWCMGMNQHTRGTAINTLVHGVHLLSGHFGRPGDAPTSLTGQPSACGTAREVGTLAHALPGGRVVANEAHRRESEKLWNVPDGRINEKPGAHTVEMWRRFSTPVSAGGDIHTIWVQVTNPAQSLPNRHKLVDPSRKLDDKFLIVSDVYPTATTEIADLVLPSALWVEKNGMFGNSERRTQQWFKMVTPPGDARDDCWQTIAVAHRLYELGFEGMRDKDGRFLFHVEKDGKEVAIWDFKKYYDVNVDKVLFEEYRRFSRLKHKDLAPYDEYVKARGLRWPVVQQKDGSWKETRWRFAGFDDPYVKKGAAFEFYHSPSKDGRAQIWFRPYEAPPESPDKEFPFWLCTGRVLEHWHTGTLTGRIAPLRRAMPGAYVEMNRDDANDLGVANGDHVRVESRRGALELPVWIDGRGAPPRGSVFVPFFDEKLIINEATLDEVDPISKQPDYKKCAVRVRRLGSKPS